One genomic segment of Ricinus communis isolate WT05 ecotype wild-type chromosome 5, ASM1957865v1, whole genome shotgun sequence includes these proteins:
- the LOC8280580 gene encoding senescence-associated carboxylesterase 101 isoform X1: MSQLPLFNSGLELANLAVNSNLLHLSLNAIYTLQSEADPNQQQRQSLSLRWKFEKQQSNTIIAFVTSPCCTVHHLQEGADLVSSATLKQENFNHFEFLCSKGNPSFSVNRAAIALFYQSFDDFSRLKTQLIDSATCKLLVDTPLIVAGNSLGGSLASLFTLWLLDSINPSSKSKRPLCITFGSPLLGDSGLQRAISERSTWNSCFLNVAANQDPVPCLFIPPLTHQYLASTPQTAAYRPFGAFLLCSHLGCACAEDPEVVACLLAAMGLESTRSQVSGEQLLTYYGTLVENLKTRVILKGSSGLSLSVMDSLQAGFILQLEAIGDQRIQQQQHNMDIADLIKKLKQREQICMLNKRKALNPSRKLNEIKIKMAYLEWYKKTCKKKMGYYDSYKSLLSTSDREITKHKKFLTNYWKDMVEEAEKKPQKEGSFIRGTWLYAGMNYRRMVEPLDIAEYYREKGRRNYESEGRSKHYILLEKWQKEDIEKPTGPASTKKKQNVAGSLTEDSCFWAYVEEALISSEVLKDATSSAVDKQSSREYLSKFETYVMDQINNYAVSPEIFLRESSFMKWWRGFQDVASNSSLLDFMKNARYVQYEKGCF; this comes from the exons ATGAGCCAACTTCCCTT GTTTAACAGTGGACTAGAATTGGCCAATTTAGCGGTCAATTCCAATTTACTACATCTTTCACTGAATGCAATTTATACTCTTCAATCTGAAGCAGACCCAAATCAACAGCAACGCCAATCTTTATCTCTAAGATGGAAATTTGAGAAGCAACAGAGTAATACAATTATTGCTTTTGTGACTTCTCCTTGCTGTACTGTTCATCATCTTCAAGAAGGAGCTGATTTGGTGTCATCAGCGACCCTTAAGCAGGAGAACTTTAATCACTTTGAATTCTTATGCTCTAAAGGCAATCCATCATTTTCTGTCAATAGAGCTGCTATCGCCCTTTTTTACCaaagttttgatgatttttctcGCCTCAAAACCCAG TTAATTGATTCAGCGACGTGTAAATTATTAGTGGATACTCCATTAATTGTTGCTGGAAACTCACTTGGGGGATCGTTAGCTTCACTCTTTACCTTATGGCTGCTAGACAGCATCAATCCATCCTCAAAGTCCAAGCGTCCTCTCTGCATCACTTTTGGGTCACCATTATTAGGCGATTCCGGCCTTCAACGTGCAATTTCAGAACGCTCGACATGGAACTCTTGTTTCTTGAACGTCGCTGCCAACCAAGACCCAGTCCCATGTCTCTTCATTCCACCCCTTACTCATCAATATTTGGCCTCAACTCCACAAACCGCTGCTTATAGGCCCTTTGGTGCATTTCTCTTGTGTTCCCATTTGGGATGTGCTTGTGCTGAGGACCCTGAAGTAGTTGCATGTTTGTTAGCAGCAATGGGCTTGGAAAGTACAAGAAGTCAGGTTTCTGGTGAACAGTTGCTGACTTATTATGGGACATTAGTGGAGAATCTGAAAACCAGAGTTATCTTAAAGGGAAGTTCAGGCCTTAGTTTATCAGTTATGGATTCACTTCAGGCAGGATTTATTCTACAACTGGAAGCAATTGGAGATCAAAGGATTCAG CAACAACAGCACAACATGGACATTGCTGATCTGATAAAGAAACTCAAACAGAGGGAGCAAATCTGTatgttaaataaaagaaaagcattGAATCCAAGCAGAAAActaaatgaaataaagatCAAAATGGCCTACCTAGAATGGTACAAGAAGACCTGCAAGAAAAAAATGGGTTACTATGACAGTTACAAGAGTCTCTTGTCTACTAGTGACAGAGAAATTACCAAGCATAAGAAATTTCTTACAAACTATTGGAAAGACATGGTTGAAGAAGCTGAGAAAAAGCCCCAAAAAGAAGGATCATTCATTCGAGGGACATGGCTTTATGCAGGAATGAACTATAGAAGAATGGTTGAACCTCTTGACATAGCAGAATATTACAGGGAGAAGGGAAGAAGAAATTATGAGAGCGAAGGAAGATCTAAACATTACATTCTTTTGGAGAAGTGGCAAAAAGAGGATATAGAGAAACCTACAGGCCCTGCAagtaccaaaaagaaacaaaatgtaGCTGGTAGTCTGACTGAAGATTCTTGTTTCTGGGCATATGTTGAGGAAGCTCTCATTTCAAGTGAAGTGTTGAAGGATGCAACATCCAGTGCCGTGGATAAACAATCATCAAGGGAGTACCTGAGTAAGTTTGAGACCTATGTGATGGATCAAATCAACAATTATGCAGTGTCGCCAGAGATTTTCCTGAGAGAGAGCAGTTTTATGAAATGGTGGAGAGGGTTTCAGGATGTTGCTTCTAATTCTTCACTCCTCGACTTTATGAAGAATGCAAGATATGTCCAATATGAGAAGGGATGCTTTTAG
- the LOC8280580 gene encoding senescence-associated carboxylesterase 101 isoform X2, whose product MFLRFNSGLELANLAVNSNLLHLSLNAIYTLQSEADPNQQQRQSLSLRWKFEKQQSNTIIAFVTSPCCTVHHLQEGADLVSSATLKQENFNHFEFLCSKGNPSFSVNRAAIALFYQSFDDFSRLKTQLIDSATCKLLVDTPLIVAGNSLGGSLASLFTLWLLDSINPSSKSKRPLCITFGSPLLGDSGLQRAISERSTWNSCFLNVAANQDPVPCLFIPPLTHQYLASTPQTAAYRPFGAFLLCSHLGCACAEDPEVVACLLAAMGLESTRSQVSGEQLLTYYGTLVENLKTRVILKGSSGLSLSVMDSLQAGFILQLEAIGDQRIQQQQHNMDIADLIKKLKQREQICMLNKRKALNPSRKLNEIKIKMAYLEWYKKTCKKKMGYYDSYKSLLSTSDREITKHKKFLTNYWKDMVEEAEKKPQKEGSFIRGTWLYAGMNYRRMVEPLDIAEYYREKGRRNYESEGRSKHYILLEKWQKEDIEKPTGPASTKKKQNVAGSLTEDSCFWAYVEEALISSEVLKDATSSAVDKQSSREYLSKFETYVMDQINNYAVSPEIFLRESSFMKWWRGFQDVASNSSLLDFMKNARYVQYEKGCF is encoded by the exons ATGTTCTTGAG GTTTAACAGTGGACTAGAATTGGCCAATTTAGCGGTCAATTCCAATTTACTACATCTTTCACTGAATGCAATTTATACTCTTCAATCTGAAGCAGACCCAAATCAACAGCAACGCCAATCTTTATCTCTAAGATGGAAATTTGAGAAGCAACAGAGTAATACAATTATTGCTTTTGTGACTTCTCCTTGCTGTACTGTTCATCATCTTCAAGAAGGAGCTGATTTGGTGTCATCAGCGACCCTTAAGCAGGAGAACTTTAATCACTTTGAATTCTTATGCTCTAAAGGCAATCCATCATTTTCTGTCAATAGAGCTGCTATCGCCCTTTTTTACCaaagttttgatgatttttctcGCCTCAAAACCCAG TTAATTGATTCAGCGACGTGTAAATTATTAGTGGATACTCCATTAATTGTTGCTGGAAACTCACTTGGGGGATCGTTAGCTTCACTCTTTACCTTATGGCTGCTAGACAGCATCAATCCATCCTCAAAGTCCAAGCGTCCTCTCTGCATCACTTTTGGGTCACCATTATTAGGCGATTCCGGCCTTCAACGTGCAATTTCAGAACGCTCGACATGGAACTCTTGTTTCTTGAACGTCGCTGCCAACCAAGACCCAGTCCCATGTCTCTTCATTCCACCCCTTACTCATCAATATTTGGCCTCAACTCCACAAACCGCTGCTTATAGGCCCTTTGGTGCATTTCTCTTGTGTTCCCATTTGGGATGTGCTTGTGCTGAGGACCCTGAAGTAGTTGCATGTTTGTTAGCAGCAATGGGCTTGGAAAGTACAAGAAGTCAGGTTTCTGGTGAACAGTTGCTGACTTATTATGGGACATTAGTGGAGAATCTGAAAACCAGAGTTATCTTAAAGGGAAGTTCAGGCCTTAGTTTATCAGTTATGGATTCACTTCAGGCAGGATTTATTCTACAACTGGAAGCAATTGGAGATCAAAGGATTCAG CAACAACAGCACAACATGGACATTGCTGATCTGATAAAGAAACTCAAACAGAGGGAGCAAATCTGTatgttaaataaaagaaaagcattGAATCCAAGCAGAAAActaaatgaaataaagatCAAAATGGCCTACCTAGAATGGTACAAGAAGACCTGCAAGAAAAAAATGGGTTACTATGACAGTTACAAGAGTCTCTTGTCTACTAGTGACAGAGAAATTACCAAGCATAAGAAATTTCTTACAAACTATTGGAAAGACATGGTTGAAGAAGCTGAGAAAAAGCCCCAAAAAGAAGGATCATTCATTCGAGGGACATGGCTTTATGCAGGAATGAACTATAGAAGAATGGTTGAACCTCTTGACATAGCAGAATATTACAGGGAGAAGGGAAGAAGAAATTATGAGAGCGAAGGAAGATCTAAACATTACATTCTTTTGGAGAAGTGGCAAAAAGAGGATATAGAGAAACCTACAGGCCCTGCAagtaccaaaaagaaacaaaatgtaGCTGGTAGTCTGACTGAAGATTCTTGTTTCTGGGCATATGTTGAGGAAGCTCTCATTTCAAGTGAAGTGTTGAAGGATGCAACATCCAGTGCCGTGGATAAACAATCATCAAGGGAGTACCTGAGTAAGTTTGAGACCTATGTGATGGATCAAATCAACAATTATGCAGTGTCGCCAGAGATTTTCCTGAGAGAGAGCAGTTTTATGAAATGGTGGAGAGGGTTTCAGGATGTTGCTTCTAATTCTTCACTCCTCGACTTTATGAAGAATGCAAGATATGTCCAATATGAGAAGGGATGCTTTTAG